Genomic segment of Eupeodes corollae chromosome 2, idEupCoro1.1, whole genome shotgun sequence:
caaaaatttcgtaTTCCCCTTTAGAATTGTGCAAAATGTAtaatgttattaaatttgatataagaTAACACAAGGCTTTGGCTTTGACTGACTGTGTTCGGTGACTATTATGGAAATGATTTTGCTGTGAGCAATCCCTTCAttagatcatttttgttgttgttattcttttgtctaaaagctttagaatatattatttattgtgaATAATTCTGTTATgactatgtatgtattttataaatgaattacAATCTAATTGGTGGGTTTGGGTTATAatgtaatattattaatttactttACTGACGATAAACTTACTCGTTGATGACAGCtacaaattgtactttttttaaatttacatttaaaatcgattataaaaatataaaaagagattTATTGCACTTGATAGGGGGTGTTGTTTTTACGTACctatgttatataaaaaaatatctattaaaaatacaatagatGCTCGATaaaatgaactttaaaaatccAATCACTCgtcttgtttttttatgaatgagATCACTTTACTTCAAGATGACTTCTGTGACCTAAGAAACAAAACACCTAAtcctaaaatatatatattttatagaatATGTTTAAATTCGAAGCTACGACGATATCCAAGCAAAGTCAGTAgcgttctttttattaattgccACGTGCATGCAACGTTCCCTAAAAGTCGCGTgactgaaaatatttaaaaatacacaaatcgCTGAGAGTACCTTTTTGAATGCTGAATGCCCAAGCGTCGTTGTCGTCCATTTTGGTATCACCACCGCCACTAGTTTGTGGATAGCTTCAAAATGTCAAGCTATACAATTATGCATATAATATAAACCAATTTACAAGTTCCTATGAGTACATGTGACccttttattaatataatatgtTTCCAAACATGAAGAGCAACTTCTATAACCGAAAAGGAAGATCCCGCATTAGACATAGAGATCTTCTCAACAATTGTCCCAATTATGATTAACCACTCttctttaaacaaacatttgttcACTTATTCTTTGGTGTGATTATTTATCTATTGAAAATACCCGCAGAGTAACAACTTAAACATCAATAACCAGATTAACAAAGAGATAGGTGATATGTAAACTATTTAACACATCATTAAACTCTCAAGAAGAACTGGATAGGCCTGTGCCTATGTGAACTAAATTCGAGATCGCCTAAAATTAGATTCAACTCTGTCACTTGTTAAACTTCCCTAAGAAAGCcaaatataattacaaaaaaatattatctactaatttttaattatttaatatccatttttttatttttttttttaagctggaGGATATGTTTATATGAATGGAGATcctgtaaaaataaatcaaccCGTCACAACCACCGTTTATGCAAATGTTCCTGTTGAAACGGCAATGTTAGCTACAAATTTATATGGTCAAGCTACACAATTGGCAGCCCCACCAGCAGCACATATACCCATTCTAGCAGCGCCACAACAGCCGCCACAACCTCAACCACAGCCGCCTCAGCAGCCACAGCAACAattacaacagcaacaacaacattcACAACCTcacaatcaacaacaacaacagcccACAACGATCGAAAACGATTATACAGTCATGAACGGCACAATGCAGGAAACTTTAGTTGGTTATAGCCAAGATGATCTAACACTTAATAACATGACAAATGCAGTATCAGCTGATCAATTGCCAGGCAATACAACTTCTGGAGTTGTAACAAGCAATCAGCAACAGCAGCTGATGTCTGCCAATGGACAAGCCGTTGGCCCAATCGATCCAAATGGAATACCATTAGATCAATTGAAACAGATGCTAGCCACACAATTGGAATACTATTTTTCAAGGTTTGTCTTAATAGAACTCCAACGCATAATCaagtattataatattatttatttttttcttttagagaaaatttggCCAACGACACATATTTATTGACGCAAATGGACAGTGACCAGTATGTTCCCATTTGGACTGTGGCAAATTTTAATCTAGTTAAGAAACTGACAAAAGACATTAAGCTGATAACAGAGGTCCTTAGGGAGTCTCCAAACGTCCAGGTTGACGAAGATGGCTTAAGAGTTCGTCCGAATCATAAACGATGTATTATAATTTTGCGAGAAATCCCAGATAAAACGCCGTTAGAAGAAGTTAAGGTAAGtcttacaatttgttttttgaaatgttttaataataacattatTATTCCACTTTAAGAATATATTCAACAATGAAAATTGTCCACGAGTAATATCGTGTGAATTTGCACACAACGACTCGTGGTATATTACTTTTGAGTCCGATGAAGATGCtcaaaaagcatttaaatacctgaGAGAGGAAGTCAAAACGTTCCAAGTaagaatgatttaaaaaaaaagctttttacaaTCGATTCATGacacatattatttttttgattgatttttctttaggGAAAGCCAATAATGGCTAGAATGAAGGCTAAACCTTTCATCCATCGGTTGCCCATAGCGCCGGTTCCAGTGGCAATGAAAAATGGCTATAGACTGACATCACCATCGGCTGTATACGATCCAAATGCAGCAGTTGCATACACGGCTCCACAACGTTTTGTATATGCTGCGAATGGAGCTGCCATGTCGCAAGCACCTGTTCCATATAATGGCCAAGTCCATGTTTTTGTAAGTAAAGGTTCCTCTTAGAAATTAAATATACtacttttatatattaaatttgtaaaattcacATTAATAAGCGATTTTtcttgtcattttattttttgtcaatgtaTCGTTTCAGCAGCCATTTCAGCAGCAACAATTTTACTCGGGTCTAGTCACTGCTGCTCCTTGGCCAACAGCGGCTGCTGCAGCGGTAGCAGCAGCCGCTACAAATGCACACGGCCAAAACTTTTACGATATAGGAAATGTATTTGCTGCCAATGGGCTGGCACCACAAGTTCCCCCATACACGACAACGGCAGCGGCTGCAGCGGCCGCTGTAGCTGCCAATTCGGTGTCCAAACCTCAAACAAATCGTTACAACAATCATCGCAATAGTAACAATAACAATCGAGGCAAACAACGCAATAACtcacaacagcaacaacaacaacagcagcagcaacaacaacaacagattGTTAGTGGTGGCAGCAGTGGTGGGCAAGATCCTAGAGCTAGTTGTTTAAATAATGCTTCGGGGGCTAATATAGTCTCACCAATCGATCACCATCAGCAACAGTCAGCTGTTCAACAGCAACACTTGCAACAGCATCAAATGCAACAGCAAAATTCAGTGGTGACGACagctggtggtggtggtggtgggggacagcaacagcagcagcagcaaggaAGCGGTGGATcccagcagcaacagcagcagccgAGACATTatacaaatatgaaaaatagTGGTATGTTATGGAAAAGTTGGCGTTAGCACATATTCAATACTCAACACGTTTTCTTGACAGGTGGCGGCGGCGGGGGCAATAGTGCCAGCGGAACGGGTCCAAAGTCCATGGACAAGAATAATTCCTATGTTGGTGGTAGCGTTGGTGTTGGCATGGCACACCTTCACATAAGTTCTTCGTCACAACAGCATCATCACCAGCCAGCGAATAGTAATTCGTCATCGACTGGCCATCATGCGGTCCCACAGCATttgcaacagcagcagcaacaaccacCACAATCCCATTATCAAAGTCATGGTATGCCTTCCACAACAATACACGCTTCCTATCCATCGCATCACcatcagcagcaacagcagcaagcGCCGGTTCAGCAGTCTCACATAAGTGATAATCACCACGATGATGATGGCATGCCACAAGCCGCTATTATCTCGACACACAGTCGCAGTATAACGAATTCCACGACCAAAGAGCAGAACTGGGGTCAGCGGTTTCGTCGTAGACGGAGAGATGACTCTGGAGACGGTGGCTACACATCAAATCCAAGGGTTTCCTCATCCGGTGGTGGGATTCTATCGAGCAGCCAATATAACTCGACGTCCGGTCTGATGGGCGGCTCTTCAAACCCAAACACCAAAAACAACTCTTCAGGATCGTCGGGTGGTGGGCAACAGAGTGGATATAGCTATCACAGCCGAAGCAGCGGCGAacatcatcatcctcatcatcattcAGCTGGTGGAAACTCAGGTGGAGGCTACAATTCACATCGTGAAGATCGCCAAAAATTATCTGGCGGTCCGAGTGGTGGAATGAATAACCAATCTCACCACAGCAACCATCATCAATCACATCATCATCACCAGCACCATAGCCAGCAGCCATTGCAGCAGCACCCGCCACATCAACTACACTCCCAGCATAGCGGTGGTGGAAATAACGCGGGCGGCCATCAGCAGCCACATCATCATCAACACCAGCCGCCTCATCATCACCACCAGCAGTCGTCATCACAGCAATcccaacagcagcaacaacaacaacaacctcaCAACGCAGCACCTCCACAACAACCACCACAATTTGATTTGGAAGCAGCGGCATTTCCTCCCCTACCAGGTATCGAACAAAATTCACAAAGCTCAGCCAGCAGTACTCCACAGCAACCGACTGTTGCTTCTTTAACCCATACACATACTAACTTGAAAAATAATGCGAATTTTCCTTCCTTACTTCCATCGCCAGCCACGACGTCGTCCACATCATCATTGAGTAGTAGTTCGAAGTCAGCTGCGTCGGCGTCGGCGGCGTCTAGTGCAAATAGTTTGCACGAACCATTGGGGGCTGCCATCACTAACGCAGCTGCCTCTAATTACTCCCATCAAAGTTCTACAGCAGCTGCAGCTAACGTCGATTCAATTGGTCATCAGCAATCGAACGCTtttccatcttcttcttcttcagcgGCCAACAATACTAACAGTTCTTCAATTAGTTCCTCTTCAAACAGCAATTGGTCTGATTCGAATCGCCTATCTGATGTGGTACGTGGCAACAGCAACAAATCGAACAAATCCCGAAAGGATTCATTCAAGAACCGGAACGAAATCAGTCCACCGCCGGCGcaggctgctgctgctgctagtGCTGTTGTAGATAGTGCGCTACTGGATCTGGAAAGGCAACCACAGAAAACTATCACGCCTGCAGCTGTAGTAGCAACTATTGGCGCTACAACAACAACTAATACAAATAATCATCCTCCCACTGTGATAAAGTGTCTAACACATTCTAATTCTATAACGACGGCCACAGCCAACACCACCAACAATAcaaccagcagcagcagcggcaaCAACAGCATCACCAACGTTAGCAACAAAATCCTTAATAGTAATTCTAGTACAGCTGATAAAGCAACAAAGACTGATGAGTCGCTGTTAAGCCACTGTTTGGAACAGCAACAGCAGGCTGGTGGACTTGGCGGACTTCAAAACGATGTTACTGGAACCATGAACAATGCTCAAACAACGCATGTTGTAAATACATGCAGTGTTGCCACAATGACCTCGTCCTACGAAGGTGTTAAGTCCAACAATAAGTTCTCCAGCGGAGGAGGTTCGGTCGCCGTCGCCACCAAACAGGGATTTAGTTCAACTACAGTGCCCCCAAAGGATGCTACTAGCCAAAAGCTGAAGTCAATTTCATCTACCTCCTCGAGCAGCAGCAACAGTAACAGCAGCGCTGTGCCTGCCCTCTCAACTTCATCGACGGTAGCTGTGCAAATAATACCATCTATAAGTGGTGGTGGACCCAATGCTGCTGCAGCACTGCCATCGTCCTCGCCAGTGAATACTTTATTGCCTGAATCGGCTGGTGGTCGATTGAGCTACGCTCAAGTAGCACAACATCACAAAGAGAGGCTAGCCAAAGAAGGCAAAACTCCAGCCGCTAACAATATTCCCGCAGATATTGGGAAGTCATCATCTGTGATTGAAACTTGTCTGGCGACGGTGCCCGCAACGACACCGTCCACCATTCCAACTTCTGCTACTGCCCCTGGTGCTGCACAACCACTATCACCAGCATTGTCGTCCTCTGCACTAAGTATTAGCTGCGGTAGCAATAGTTTGGAGATAATTCCTCCCGATAACAACAATACAATCATTGGcaaggaaaagaaaaaggacTATCCTACTGCTGCTGCAACCTTAGCAACAACCACTCTCAACAACACCGCAAACGTTGTTATGGTCACAAATTCAAACAGTGCTGGTGTGATACGTGCCACCGATGGCACCAAAGATAAGGGTaagttcaatatttatattttattaaattatcttcttaacttaataattataatctttttcaaaaacaaaaaaaaaacacagactTGCCAATGCTCCGTCACAATAATTCGAGCGCTGGTACAACAACAATACGCGGCCGTGAAGTAGTCAACAAGGAACACCAAAAGAATTATATCCGTGAGAGACGTGATACTGGCGACAGCGGCAGCGGAGCTGCTGGTAGTATTTCTCGTCGCACTGCCTCCACCcgcaataataataacaataacaacaattaGAATTTGATTGCAACATTTCAGAAGTTTTGGATTGTCGTTATCATAGTTATTGTTATAGTTTTGGAATATAATCGTCTGATAAGTGTTGTTGTTTGGGGAGAAGAAAAATGATCTGAAATGTTTGCGAGCGCGCCACTATATAGTTGTTTAGGACACATAACACATACACACGTATAAAATACActcactcaaaaacaaaaagcagaaacaaaaagtataaaaaaacacACGTCTATCCACATCAACACTCGTcaatatatatgtttttaaggATATAAGTAGTGTACAGAGaagaaaaatacttattttctctTTCTTCGTTGTTCGTTCTTCAATCGACCGACCGACACACAAGGCTAGCTGAAAGACTACAGAATGCAAAATCaggtaaattatttatatatatttttaacaaattaaattcaaatattaaataatgtaaggtaggtaggtagaaaaggcgatctcaaggcaacctagcctaagatccaattagcatgtaaactcgtttgacctttgattgaaagggatagatttatagagaagcttcatagcgattatgttagagccattttgtcgcattgagaaaaaagattaggtctctaatttttgtctcagatagcttatCAAGTTcatgaaagaatgcttttccaaagtatttcattctagtgtttgccaaagcaggacatttgcaaaggaaatggattatcgtttcactttctctttggtcactacaactacggcaaaaggtgatgtaagagatacccaacttctctgcatgaactcttaTAGGGCAATGTCCGGTAAAAAccacaacaatcctggctatgtcttgccttggcctgcatagaacaTCGTTTGTActggttttgttataggtgggccatattttcctagatataatgcagttgggtaaattgctccaccttttcggtttgattcagtttggtagatagaaaagattttaccctgcatagcaccaagaggaatgttaaccatttccgcaagtgagctatgaagggccgatccttgcctggctagctcgtcagcccgttcatttcccacgataccactatggcccggaacccagatcagggtgacaccgaggttaatattcagactcgcaagctcatcgcgacattgctggaccaatttagatgaggatgtggccgaattaatggctttgacagctgcctgactgtctgtaacgcctaaaggatttagctacatttagatctcagaaccaactccgcacctATCGatacgatgtcatcctcccaatcttctctggatgggaaaataaccttaaaacccttactaaggctcaaagtaggagtgcattAGTCAGTGTCTatcgagataatatctgagggaatcaatttcgttgtgttgctgtgacccaTAAGGTTTTGtaaaccagctgtttgattccttcagcctaatagcgctgcaggaaactatgtatttaataatgtTAGGTACTTTCTTGCACAATGCTTTTAAATGTCAGTACATACTAGAGGTATTAATTTTGGTACAATGACTTGGAACTGCTTAAATCGATGTCAAGCTAATATGGAAttgtttcaaataattaatACCCATCATAAAAAGACTGGACCTGTATTACGAAACGC
This window contains:
- the LOC129947732 gene encoding la-related protein Larp4B isoform X1, whose amino-acid sequence is MNPTHPSTSSSTSATPLPVQLPLPLPLPLTACTFALQSAQGQQVASATTAAAAVICNSEAECKQLCTICASRGFILKNISLQVPVTYEYSLFGEGLNAATQQQQAHLQQQQQQQQQQQQPQQIQQQYYPSSPQLQQRGVGIQDINGNSYVMEGYHSYDFCCEKIFVPGASSEAVTDGGAGGYVYMNGDPVKINQPVTTTVYANVPVETAMLATNLYGQATQLAAPPAAHIPILAAPQQPPQPQPQPPQQPQQQLQQQQQHSQPHNQQQQQPTTIENDYTVMNGTMQETLVGYSQDDLTLNNMTNAVSADQLPGNTTSGVVTSNQQQQLMSANGQAVGPIDPNGIPLDQLKQMLATQLEYYFSRENLANDTYLLTQMDSDQYVPIWTVANFNLVKKLTKDIKLITEVLRESPNVQVDEDGLRVRPNHKRCIIILREIPDKTPLEEVKNIFNNENCPRVISCEFAHNDSWYITFESDEDAQKAFKYLREEVKTFQGKPIMARMKAKPFIHRLPIAPVPVAMKNGYRLTSPSAVYDPNAAVAYTAPQRFVYAANGAAMSQAPVPYNGQVHVFQPFQQQQFYSGLVTAAPWPTAAAAAVAAAATNAHGQNFYDIGNVFAANGLAPQVPPYTTTAAAAAAAVAANSVSKPQTNRYNNHRNSNNNNRGKQRNNSQQQQQQQQQQQQQQIVSGGSSGGQDPRASCLNNASGANIVSPIDHHQQQSAVQQQHLQQHQMQQQNSVVTTAGGGGGGGQQQQQQQGSGGSQQQQQQPRHYTNMKNSGGGGGGNSASGTGPKSMDKNNSYVGGSVGVGMAHLHISSSSQQHHHQPANSNSSSTGHHAVPQHLQQQQQQPPQSHYQSHGMPSTTIHASYPSHHHQQQQQQAPVQQSHISDNHHDDDGMPQAAIISTHSRSITNSTTKEQNWGQRFRRRRRDDSGDGGYTSNPRVSSSGGGILSSSQYNSTSGLMGGSSNPNTKNNSSGSSGGGQQSGYSYHSRSSGEHHHPHHHSAGGNSGGGYNSHREDRQKLSGGPSGGMNNQSHHSNHHQSHHHHQHHSQQPLQQHPPHQLHSQHSGGGNNAGGHQQPHHHQHQPPHHHHQQSSSQQSQQQQQQQQPHNAAPPQQPPQFDLEAAAFPPLPGIEQNSQSSASSTPQQPTVASLTHTHTNLKNNANFPSLLPSPATTSSTSSLSSSSKSAASASAASSANSLHEPLGAAITNAAASNYSHQSSTAAAANVDSIGHQQSNAFPSSSSSAANNTNSSSISSSSNSNWSDSNRLSDVVRGNSNKSNKSRKDSFKNRNEISPPPAQAAAAASAVVDSALLDLERQPQKTITPAAVVATIGATTTTNTNNHPPTVIKCLTHSNSITTATANTTNNTTSSSSGNNSITNVSNKILNSNSSTADKATKTDESLLSHCLEQQQQAGGLGGLQNDVTGTMNNAQTTHVVNTCSVATMTSSYEGVKSNNKFSSGGGSVAVATKQGFSSTTVPPKDATSQKLKSISSTSSSSSNSNSSAVPALSTSSTVAVQIIPSISGGGPNAAAALPSSSPVNTLLPESAGGRLSYAQVAQHHKERLAKEGKTPAANNIPADIGKSSSVIETCLATVPATTPSTIPTSATAPGAAQPLSPALSSSALSISCGSNSLEIIPPDNNNTIIGKEKKKDYPTAAATLATTTLNNTANVVMVTNSNSAGVIRATDGTKDKDLPMLRHNNSSAGTTTIRGREVVNKEHQKNYIRERRDTGDSGSGAAGSISRRTASTRNNNNNNNN
- the LOC129947732 gene encoding la-related protein Larp4B isoform X2 — translated: MNPTHPSTSSSTSATPLPVQLPLPLPLPLTACTFALQSAQGQQVASATTAAAAVICNSEAECKQLCTICASRGFILKNISLQVPVTYEYSLFGEGLNAATQQQQAHLQQQQQQQQQQQQPQQIQQQYYPSSPQLQQRGVGIQDINGNSYVMEGYHSYDFCCEKIFVPGASSEAVTDGGAGGYVYMNGDPVKINQPVTTTVYANVPVETAMLATNLYGQATQLAAPPAAHIPILAAPQQPPQPQPQPPQQPQQQLQQQQQHSQPHNQQQQQPTTIENDYTVMNGTMQETLVGYSQDDLTLNNMTNAVSADQLPGNTTSGVVTSNQQQQLMSANGQAVGPIDPNGIPLDQLKQMLATQLEYYFSRENLANDTYLLTQMDSDQYVPIWTVANFNLVKKLTKDIKLITEVLRESPNVQVDEDGLRVRPNHKRCIIILREIPDKTPLEEVKNIFNNENCPRVISCEFAHNDSWYITFESDEDAQKAFKYLREEVKTFQGKPIMARMKAKPFIHRLPIAPVPVAMKNGYRLTSPSAVYDPNAAVAYTAPQRFVYAANGAAMSQAPVPYNGQVHVFPFQQQQFYSGLVTAAPWPTAAAAAVAAAATNAHGQNFYDIGNVFAANGLAPQVPPYTTTAAAAAAAVAANSVSKPQTNRYNNHRNSNNNNRGKQRNNSQQQQQQQQQQQQQQIVSGGSSGGQDPRASCLNNASGANIVSPIDHHQQQSAVQQQHLQQHQMQQQNSVVTTAGGGGGGGQQQQQQQGSGGSQQQQQQPRHYTNMKNSGGGGGGNSASGTGPKSMDKNNSYVGGSVGVGMAHLHISSSSQQHHHQPANSNSSSTGHHAVPQHLQQQQQQPPQSHYQSHGMPSTTIHASYPSHHHQQQQQQAPVQQSHISDNHHDDDGMPQAAIISTHSRSITNSTTKEQNWGQRFRRRRRDDSGDGGYTSNPRVSSSGGGILSSSQYNSTSGLMGGSSNPNTKNNSSGSSGGGQQSGYSYHSRSSGEHHHPHHHSAGGNSGGGYNSHREDRQKLSGGPSGGMNNQSHHSNHHQSHHHHQHHSQQPLQQHPPHQLHSQHSGGGNNAGGHQQPHHHQHQPPHHHHQQSSSQQSQQQQQQQQPHNAAPPQQPPQFDLEAAAFPPLPGIEQNSQSSASSTPQQPTVASLTHTHTNLKNNANFPSLLPSPATTSSTSSLSSSSKSAASASAASSANSLHEPLGAAITNAAASNYSHQSSTAAAANVDSIGHQQSNAFPSSSSSAANNTNSSSISSSSNSNWSDSNRLSDVVRGNSNKSNKSRKDSFKNRNEISPPPAQAAAAASAVVDSALLDLERQPQKTITPAAVVATIGATTTTNTNNHPPTVIKCLTHSNSITTATANTTNNTTSSSSGNNSITNVSNKILNSNSSTADKATKTDESLLSHCLEQQQQAGGLGGLQNDVTGTMNNAQTTHVVNTCSVATMTSSYEGVKSNNKFSSGGGSVAVATKQGFSSTTVPPKDATSQKLKSISSTSSSSSNSNSSAVPALSTSSTVAVQIIPSISGGGPNAAAALPSSSPVNTLLPESAGGRLSYAQVAQHHKERLAKEGKTPAANNIPADIGKSSSVIETCLATVPATTPSTIPTSATAPGAAQPLSPALSSSALSISCGSNSLEIIPPDNNNTIIGKEKKKDYPTAAATLATTTLNNTANVVMVTNSNSAGVIRATDGTKDKDLPMLRHNNSSAGTTTIRGREVVNKEHQKNYIRERRDTGDSGSGAAGSISRRTASTRNNNNNNNN
- the LOC129947732 gene encoding la-related protein Larp4B isoform X3, with the protein product MHNEAGIWRERGGRAAVASGCFNWVQSTYGMEIAAGGYVYMNGDPVKINQPVTTTVYANVPVETAMLATNLYGQATQLAAPPAAHIPILAAPQQPPQPQPQPPQQPQQQLQQQQQHSQPHNQQQQQPTTIENDYTVMNGTMQETLVGYSQDDLTLNNMTNAVSADQLPGNTTSGVVTSNQQQQLMSANGQAVGPIDPNGIPLDQLKQMLATQLEYYFSRENLANDTYLLTQMDSDQYVPIWTVANFNLVKKLTKDIKLITEVLRESPNVQVDEDGLRVRPNHKRCIIILREIPDKTPLEEVKNIFNNENCPRVISCEFAHNDSWYITFESDEDAQKAFKYLREEVKTFQGKPIMARMKAKPFIHRLPIAPVPVAMKNGYRLTSPSAVYDPNAAVAYTAPQRFVYAANGAAMSQAPVPYNGQVHVFQPFQQQQFYSGLVTAAPWPTAAAAAVAAAATNAHGQNFYDIGNVFAANGLAPQVPPYTTTAAAAAAAVAANSVSKPQTNRYNNHRNSNNNNRGKQRNNSQQQQQQQQQQQQQQIVSGGSSGGQDPRASCLNNASGANIVSPIDHHQQQSAVQQQHLQQHQMQQQNSVVTTAGGGGGGGQQQQQQQGSGGSQQQQQQPRHYTNMKNSGGGGGGNSASGTGPKSMDKNNSYVGGSVGVGMAHLHISSSSQQHHHQPANSNSSSTGHHAVPQHLQQQQQQPPQSHYQSHGMPSTTIHASYPSHHHQQQQQQAPVQQSHISDNHHDDDGMPQAAIISTHSRSITNSTTKEQNWGQRFRRRRRDDSGDGGYTSNPRVSSSGGGILSSSQYNSTSGLMGGSSNPNTKNNSSGSSGGGQQSGYSYHSRSSGEHHHPHHHSAGGNSGGGYNSHREDRQKLSGGPSGGMNNQSHHSNHHQSHHHHQHHSQQPLQQHPPHQLHSQHSGGGNNAGGHQQPHHHQHQPPHHHHQQSSSQQSQQQQQQQQPHNAAPPQQPPQFDLEAAAFPPLPGIEQNSQSSASSTPQQPTVASLTHTHTNLKNNANFPSLLPSPATTSSTSSLSSSSKSAASASAASSANSLHEPLGAAITNAAASNYSHQSSTAAAANVDSIGHQQSNAFPSSSSSAANNTNSSSISSSSNSNWSDSNRLSDVVRGNSNKSNKSRKDSFKNRNEISPPPAQAAAAASAVVDSALLDLERQPQKTITPAAVVATIGATTTTNTNNHPPTVIKCLTHSNSITTATANTTNNTTSSSSGNNSITNVSNKILNSNSSTADKATKTDESLLSHCLEQQQQAGGLGGLQNDVTGTMNNAQTTHVVNTCSVATMTSSYEGVKSNNKFSSGGGSVAVATKQGFSSTTVPPKDATSQKLKSISSTSSSSSNSNSSAVPALSTSSTVAVQIIPSISGGGPNAAAALPSSSPVNTLLPESAGGRLSYAQVAQHHKERLAKEGKTPAANNIPADIGKSSSVIETCLATVPATTPSTIPTSATAPGAAQPLSPALSSSALSISCGSNSLEIIPPDNNNTIIGKEKKKDYPTAAATLATTTLNNTANVVMVTNSNSAGVIRATDGTKDKDLPMLRHNNSSAGTTTIRGREVVNKEHQKNYIRERRDTGDSGSGAAGSISRRTASTRNNNNNNNN
- the LOC129947732 gene encoding la-related protein Larp4B isoform X4, which gives rise to MEYYLAGGYVYMNGDPVKINQPVTTTVYANVPVETAMLATNLYGQATQLAAPPAAHIPILAAPQQPPQPQPQPPQQPQQQLQQQQQHSQPHNQQQQQPTTIENDYTVMNGTMQETLVGYSQDDLTLNNMTNAVSADQLPGNTTSGVVTSNQQQQLMSANGQAVGPIDPNGIPLDQLKQMLATQLEYYFSRENLANDTYLLTQMDSDQYVPIWTVANFNLVKKLTKDIKLITEVLRESPNVQVDEDGLRVRPNHKRCIIILREIPDKTPLEEVKNIFNNENCPRVISCEFAHNDSWYITFESDEDAQKAFKYLREEVKTFQGKPIMARMKAKPFIHRLPIAPVPVAMKNGYRLTSPSAVYDPNAAVAYTAPQRFVYAANGAAMSQAPVPYNGQVHVFQPFQQQQFYSGLVTAAPWPTAAAAAVAAAATNAHGQNFYDIGNVFAANGLAPQVPPYTTTAAAAAAAVAANSVSKPQTNRYNNHRNSNNNNRGKQRNNSQQQQQQQQQQQQQQIVSGGSSGGQDPRASCLNNASGANIVSPIDHHQQQSAVQQQHLQQHQMQQQNSVVTTAGGGGGGGQQQQQQQGSGGSQQQQQQPRHYTNMKNSGGGGGGNSASGTGPKSMDKNNSYVGGSVGVGMAHLHISSSSQQHHHQPANSNSSSTGHHAVPQHLQQQQQQPPQSHYQSHGMPSTTIHASYPSHHHQQQQQQAPVQQSHISDNHHDDDGMPQAAIISTHSRSITNSTTKEQNWGQRFRRRRRDDSGDGGYTSNPRVSSSGGGILSSSQYNSTSGLMGGSSNPNTKNNSSGSSGGGQQSGYSYHSRSSGEHHHPHHHSAGGNSGGGYNSHREDRQKLSGGPSGGMNNQSHHSNHHQSHHHHQHHSQQPLQQHPPHQLHSQHSGGGNNAGGHQQPHHHQHQPPHHHHQQSSSQQSQQQQQQQQPHNAAPPQQPPQFDLEAAAFPPLPGIEQNSQSSASSTPQQPTVASLTHTHTNLKNNANFPSLLPSPATTSSTSSLSSSSKSAASASAASSANSLHEPLGAAITNAAASNYSHQSSTAAAANVDSIGHQQSNAFPSSSSSAANNTNSSSISSSSNSNWSDSNRLSDVVRGNSNKSNKSRKDSFKNRNEISPPPAQAAAAASAVVDSALLDLERQPQKTITPAAVVATIGATTTTNTNNHPPTVIKCLTHSNSITTATANTTNNTTSSSSGNNSITNVSNKILNSNSSTADKATKTDESLLSHCLEQQQQAGGLGGLQNDVTGTMNNAQTTHVVNTCSVATMTSSYEGVKSNNKFSSGGGSVAVATKQGFSSTTVPPKDATSQKLKSISSTSSSSSNSNSSAVPALSTSSTVAVQIIPSISGGGPNAAAALPSSSPVNTLLPESAGGRLSYAQVAQHHKERLAKEGKTPAANNIPADIGKSSSVIETCLATVPATTPSTIPTSATAPGAAQPLSPALSSSALSISCGSNSLEIIPPDNNNTIIGKEKKKDYPTAAATLATTTLNNTANVVMVTNSNSAGVIRATDGTKDKDLPMLRHNNSSAGTTTIRGREVVNKEHQKNYIRERRDTGDSGSGAAGSISRRTASTRNNNNNNNN